One Acropora palmata chromosome 2, jaAcrPala1.3, whole genome shotgun sequence genomic window carries:
- the LOC141873772 gene encoding uncharacterized protein LOC141873772 → MNLREKKTIDRFVRSVSFHGPSLITLTKAEQGDSKESPMNLLHSTSTDEGNIAADYFRSKLQAVCSGIVEGMDKPSDNHRDLLNSSFSHGSFEGSVNEKGNEDFNKKIKRFIASKADLLFSMEGKRKLQKGVNYGRHPNQEVLDLYADTPPLETLMELPLHVRRTQLFKCLKEGDIIIGKVSCKRPFGIIVTLAMLEYGCNRDFTDLDIQALCKSSELHSSPEYKDQTDAFVIGDVLRAVVIDVNVEENRILISLRHSRLPKAHEHLHLGIIEEPDTVLVRLQSNPEGLTYDEHLSKHKGFNNPRNIETLTELLGIDTSAPCSLLRCFQRIDCPEGDYAEPLRKQQSAKWSMETTAKGVEHFKAGNFDAALKYFEHALQIDGENVEALVARGALCANQDKLTAAIKDFRDALAICPSHKNANKYLTATLVENGIQQERDGLLSEAVKSFNSALAMDRNQQTAKDRLEKIQLQINLKKEKEKAVAKVEKGLKSRFSHVRDLILEEQSQAKRKRKRNDRKKKKKTMKSIKKKKKNKKAGSKVRRSSEHSSDSSLSSSESSSGDERSKRESSESNEEWVEKGTAAPTETRKFIEEYSKVQEEREQMKSKLSTDETRVKRRDYPGTKHKDCGEYEDREPRPRKGSGESSLYDARGTSGISRSGAFEDVKGYEGNKCPSLSRRCEREKHGQSESDRKGRKISRGVGEQSSDKRGKTREQESYKDTREDRMDSSRATASNSSPSPADKLLLEKEIKRIRSRSDKGSEMQTNSAHCKDTEAVRDYSGKVCDEKPSFVVRLKDTEILAVVNKSREARLGQRMASPESLNKSTKRAKARKSSLVSYEDSSDDGSG, encoded by the exons ATGA attTGCgcgaaaagaaaacaattgatCGGTTTGTTCGGTCTGTCTCATTCCATGGTCCTTCTCTGATTACTCTAACGAAAGCTGAACAAGGTGACAGTAAAGAGTCACCGATGAACCTCCTGCATTCGACTTCTACAGATGAAGGCAACATTGCGGCAGATTACTTCAGAAGTAAACTTCAA GCAGTTTGTTCTGGTATAGTGGAAGGAATGGATAAGCCATCTGACAATCACAGGGATTTACTCAACTCGTCGTTCTCCCATGGAAGTTTTGAGGG ATCTGTGAATGAGAAAGGGAATGAAGAttttaacaagaaaataaaacggtTCATAGCTTCAAAAGCcgatcttttgttttcaatggaAGGCAAACGtaaactgcaaaaaggagTGAATTATGGTAGACATCCAAACCAGGAAG TATTGGATCTTTATGCTGATACACCTCCTCTTGAAACCTTGATGGAATTACCTTTGCATGTTAGAAGAACACAGTTGTTCAAG TGTTTGAAAGAAGGAGACATTATTATTGGTAAAGTAAGTTGTAAAAGGCCGTTTGGTATCATAGTTACGTTGGCTATGCTAGAATATGGTTGCAACAGAGACTTCACAGATCTGGACATTCAG GCATTGTGCAAGTCATCTGAGTTGCACAGCTCACCTGAATACAAGGACCAGACAGATGCCTTTGTCATTGGTGATGTCCTTAGAG CTGTTGTTATAGATGTAAATGTGGAGGAAAACAGGATTTTGATATCATTGAGACATTCTAGATTACCAAAAGCACATGAACACTTGCATCTG GGTATTATTGAGGAACCAGACACAGTTCTTGTTAG GTTGCAGAGTAACCCAGAGGGACTGACATATGATGAGCATCTGAGTAAACACAAAGGATTTAACAATCCAAGGAACATAGAGACATTGACAGAGCTTCTTGGAATAGATACATCTGCACCTTGCTCTTTGTTGAGATGCTTCCAAAG gATTGATTGTCCAGAGGGTGACTATGCAGAACCGTTGCGGAAACAGCAATCTGCGAAATGGTCAATGGAAAC GACTGCTAAGGGTGTGGAACATTTCAAAGCTGGAAATTTTGATGCTGCTCTGAAGTATTTTGAACATGCACTGCAAATTGATGGTGAAAACGTGGAGGCATTGGTGGCAAGAGGAGCTCT CTGTGCAAATCAAGATAAACTTACTGCAGCCATTAAAGATTTCCGCGATGCTTTGGCAATTTGTCCAAGCCACAAGAATGCCAATAAGTACCTCACAGCGACGCTAGTGGAGAACGGAATACA GCAAGAGAGAGATGGTCTTTTGAGTGAAGCTGTGAAAAGTTTTAATAGTGCTCTGGCGATGGACAGGAATCAGCAAACAGCTAAGGATCGTCTGGAGAAAATTCAGTTGCAAATAAACCTGAAGAAAGAG AAGGAGAAGGCCGTTGCAAAAGTGGAAAAGGGGCTCAAGAGTAGATTCAGTCACGTTCGGGACCTTATCCTGGAAGAGCAAAGCCAAGcgaagaggaaaagaaaacgaaatgaCAG gaaaaagaagaagaagacgatgaaaagtattaaaaagaaaaagaagaacaagaaagcaGGGTCTAAAGTTCGTCGCAGTTCAGAGCACTCATCCGATTCATCTCTCAGTTCTAGTGAGTCTTCAAGCGGAGATGAACGTTCGAAGAGGGAGTCGAGCGAAAGCAACGAGGAATGGGTCGAGAAGGGGACAGCGGCACCAACAGAAACAAGAAAGTTCATAGAAGAATATTCCAAGGTACAAGAGGAGAGAGAACAAATGAAAAGCAAGCTTTCAACGGATGAGACTCGTGTAAAACGCCGTGATTACCCAGGGACTAAGCATAAGGACTGTGGTGAGTATGAAGACAGGGAGCCGCGCCCAAGGAAAGGCAGTGGTGAGTCGTCGCTATACGATGCCCGCGGTACTAGCGGAATTTCTCGAAGTGGTGCGTTCGAGGATGTGAAAGGGTACGAAGGGAACAAATGTCCATCTTTGTCTCGACGTTGCGAAAGAGAGAAACATGGACAAAGCGAAAGTGATCGGAAAGGTAGGAAAATAAGCCGTGGTGTTGGTGAACAAAGTAGCGACAAGAGaggaaaaacaagagaacAGGAATCTTACAAAGATACAAGGGAAGACAGGATGGATTCTTCACGGGCTACGGCAAGTAACTCGTCTCCTTCGCCCGCAGATAAATTACTCTTGgaaaaagagataaaaagaATAAGATCAAGAAGCGATAAAGGTTCTGAGATGCAGACCAATTCCGCTCACTGCAAAGACACAGAGGCTGTGCGAGACTATAGTGGTAAAGTTTGTGACGAGAAGCCGTCATTTGTGGTGCGATTGAAGGACACTGAAATTTTAGCTGTGGTCAATAAATCAAGAGAAGCACGCTTGGGGCAAAGGATGGCATCCCCTGAGTCGCTGAATAAGTCTACTAAGAGGGCTAAAGCGAGGAAGTCTTCCTTGGTGTCGTACGAGGATAGTTCTGATGACGGAAGTGGCTGA